The following proteins come from a genomic window of Helicobacter canadensis MIT 98-5491:
- a CDS encoding sugar phosphate nucleotidyltransferase — protein sequence MKAIILAAGFGSRLMPLTAHNPKCMVEYQGKKIIDYEIQALRQAGIIEIAVVGGYLQEVLRDYLSKTYALKEFFKNPNFDSTNMVATLFCARQWIESCIQHKEDLLISYADIIYSKEIVEKLKNTDVPFGIIVDKNWRELWEKRFDNPLEDVETLKIKENRVVELGKKPKDYSEIEGQYIGLFKFSYDFLPKVLEFYDELDRNLLYDGKDFANMYMTSFLQGLIDKYQNAVTIEIFGGWCEIDFKRDLEIKI from the coding sequence GTGAAAGCAATTATTTTGGCAGCAGGGTTTGGCTCAAGATTGATGCCTTTAACGGCACATAATCCAAAATGTATGGTGGAATATCAAGGTAAGAAAATTATTGATTATGAAATTCAAGCTTTAAGACAGGCAGGAATTATTGAAATTGCAGTTGTTGGTGGGTATTTACAAGAAGTTTTGAGAGATTATTTGTCTAAAACATATGCCCTAAAAGAATTTTTTAAAAATCCTAATTTTGATTCTACTAATATGGTTGCAACATTGTTTTGTGCAAGACAATGGATAGAATCTTGCATTCAACACAAGGAAGATTTGTTGATTTCTTATGCAGATATTATTTATTCTAAAGAAATCGTAGAAAAGCTAAAAAATACTGATGTGCCTTTTGGAATTATTGTGGATAAAAATTGGAGAGAGCTTTGGGAGAAGCGATTTGATAATCCACTAGAAGATGTAGAAACTCTAAAAATAAAAGAAAATAGAGTTGTTGAGCTTGGCAAAAAACCAAAAGATTATAGTGAAATTGAGGGTCAATATATTGGGCTTTTTAAGTTTTCTTATGATTTTTTACCTAAAGTGTTGGAATTTTATGATGAACTTGATAGAAATTTGTTGTATGATGGTAAAGATTTTGCAAATATGTATATGACAAGTTTTTTACAAGGCTTGATTGATAAATATCAAAATGCAGTAACCATAGAGATTTTTGGAGGATGGTGTGAAATTGACTTTAAAAGAGATTTGGAGATAAAAATCTAA
- a CDS encoding pyridoxamine 5'-phosphate oxidase family protein encodes MTQEILDFLDKNVTFLATKGTCGNPRVRPIKSALYKDEKLYFCTSNKKGMYKHMQNFSGVELSAFDGENMWIRIRGEVKFDSNLAIKEAMFEKYPSLERIYQTPQNPDFVVFYLEKVSIKIQDFKGRDEVLTLA; translated from the coding sequence ATGACACAAGAAATTTTAGATTTTTTAGATAAGAATGTTACTTTTTTGGCAACTAAAGGAACTTGCGGGAATCCTAGGGTGAGACCTATAAAATCTGCATTGTATAAAGATGAAAAATTGTATTTTTGCACTTCTAATAAAAAAGGAATGTATAAGCATATGCAAAATTTTTCAGGAGTGGAGTTGAGTGCATTTGATGGGGAGAATATGTGGATTAGAATCCGTGGAGAAGTAAAGTTTGATTCAAATCTTGCCATTAAAGAAGCAATGTTTGAAAAATATCCAAGTCTTGAAAGGATTTATCAAACTCCGCAGAATCCTGATTTTGTTGTGTTTTATTTAGAAAAAGTTAGCATTAAGATTCAAGATTTTAAAGGCAGAGATGAAGTTTTAACATTAGCTTAA
- a CDS encoding gamma-glutamyl-CDP-amidate hydrolase — translation MSLGFIGISQRIVENTDYFEIREALSLEWGEFFKQKLQNYIPLPLSYAISFQEYAQKLGGHLKGVILSGGNDLSCFNNDKISQIRDDYEGKIIDYCLRESLPLLGICRGAQRIASYFGATLKLCNGHIGVHLVESGDKSYKVNSFHNYCIESLGDYLIKLAISKDFSIEAFKHIEQNIFGIMWHIERKEGMIDSSIFKEWKKSLKE, via the coding sequence ATGTCTTTAGGGTTTATTGGAATCTCCCAAAGAATAGTAGAAAATACAGATTATTTTGAGATAAGAGAAGCATTGAGTTTGGAATGGGGGGAATTTTTTAAACAAAAATTGCAAAATTATATACCTTTGCCTTTGAGTTATGCTATTTCTTTCCAAGAATATGCACAAAAACTAGGTGGTCATTTAAAAGGGGTGATTTTGAGTGGAGGAAATGATTTGTCTTGTTTTAATAATGATAAAATCTCCCAAATACGCGATGACTATGAGGGCAAGATTATTGATTATTGCTTAAGAGAATCGTTACCCTTGCTTGGAATCTGTCGAGGTGCTCAAAGAATTGCAAGTTATTTTGGTGCGACACTCAAATTATGCAATGGGCATATTGGAGTGCATTTAGTGGAGAGTGGTGATAAAAGTTATAAAGTCAATTCTTTTCATAATTATTGCATAGAATCTTTGGGGGATTATTTGATTAAATTGGCTATTTCAAAGGATTTTAGCATTGAAGCTTTTAAGCATATAGAACAAAATATTTTTGGTATAATGTGGCATATTGAAAGAAAAGAAGGAATGATTGATTCTTCTATTTTTAAAGAATGGAAAAAAAGTCTAAAGGAGTGA
- a CDS encoding 3'(2'),5'-bisphosphate nucleotidase CysQ family protein: protein MKNLLFQVALIAIEAGKIALRYYGKEEFFLKEDSSPITQADLESNAYITQALQKISPYAVCSEEAVLEYAKRKDLEYYWLIDPLDGTKDFLAKNGGWTINIALIHKNHPILGVVYAPCFDGLYMGLEGFGSYTIESQKLKNAIESHCVDEVFLDLNKIRLNGERNIADKELVACDSNFHSTESTQEFLKKYHLKVQKYGSSLKVCALAKGEADLYPRFNGTSEWDMAACDIVLREAGGVILDCITKKPLLYNKESFRNNHFIAFSKSQIGGQIYRDLLEQE, encoded by the coding sequence ATGAAAAATTTATTGTTTCAAGTTGCTTTAATTGCCATAGAAGCTGGTAAAATAGCCTTAAGATATTATGGCAAAGAAGAGTTTTTTTTAAAAGAGGATTCATCCCCCATCACTCAAGCAGATTTAGAATCAAATGCTTATATTACACAGGCTTTGCAGAAGATTTCTCCCTATGCAGTTTGTTCTGAAGAAGCGGTTTTAGAATATGCAAAACGCAAAGATTTGGAGTATTATTGGCTTATTGATCCACTTGATGGAACAAAAGATTTTTTGGCAAAAAATGGAGGTTGGACTATCAATATTGCTTTAATTCATAAAAATCATCCGATTCTAGGTGTGGTGTATGCACCTTGTTTTGATGGGTTGTATATGGGGTTAGAGGGTTTTGGAAGCTATACAATAGAATCCCAAAAGCTAAAAAATGCGATAGAATCACATTGCGTGGATGAGGTGTTTTTAGATTTAAATAAAATTCGCTTAAATGGAGAGAGAAATATAGCAGATAAGGAGTTAGTGGCGTGTGATTCAAATTTTCATAGCACAGAATCTACGCAAGAATTTCTCAAAAAATATCATTTAAAAGTCCAAAAATATGGATCTTCTTTAAAAGTTTGTGCATTGGCTAAAGGTGAGGCGGATTTATACCCTAGATTTAATGGCACGAGTGAATGGGATATGGCAGCTTGTGATATTGTGTTAAGAGAAGCAGGGGGTGTGATTTTAGATTGCATAACCAAAAAGCCTTTGCTTTATAATAAAGAAAGTTTTAGAAATAATCATTTTATTGCGTTTTCAAAGAGTCAAATAGGGGGTCAAATTTATCGCGATCTTTTGGAGCAAGAGTAG
- a CDS encoding class I SAM-dependent methyltransferase gives MKKIVEQVWDYTKHAKFYEYRPNYAPATIDMLVALMQKNQKKEIIKVADIGAGTGNLSIMLLERGCEVVSVEPNDAMREIGVQRTKDQKIEWVRATGIDSTLQSGVFDWVAFGSSFNVMDRVEALKESYRLLKPKSYFSCMWNHRDLNDPIQKIAEESIIEFVPNYTRGVRREDQRPIIESHKELFDNIIYIEEDFYFHQSLENYINAWRSVKNPYWDLETKEGEELFGRIAQVLEQRLPKEFDIKYTTRCWSAKKV, from the coding sequence ATGAAAAAAATTGTCGAACAAGTATGGGATTATACTAAACATGCAAAATTTTATGAATATAGACCAAACTATGCTCCTGCAACAATTGATATGCTTGTAGCACTAATGCAAAAAAATCAAAAAAAAGAAATTATAAAGGTAGCAGATATTGGGGCTGGAACTGGAAATCTAAGTATAATGCTTTTGGAGAGAGGTTGTGAGGTTGTTTCAGTAGAGCCTAATGATGCAATGCGCGAGATTGGAGTTCAAAGAACAAAAGATCAAAAGATTGAATGGGTTAGAGCAACTGGGATTGATTCTACTTTGCAAAGCGGTGTATTTGATTGGGTAGCTTTTGGGAGTAGTTTTAATGTGATGGATAGGGTTGAAGCATTAAAAGAATCTTATCGCCTATTGAAGCCTAAAAGTTATTTTTCTTGTATGTGGAATCATAGAGACTTAAATGATCCTATTCAGAAAATAGCAGAAGAGAGTATTATAGAATTTGTGCCAAATTACACACGCGGAGTAAGGAGAGAGGATCAAAGACCGATTATTGAATCTCATAAGGAGCTTTTTGATAATATTATTTATATTGAAGAGGATTTCTATTTTCATCAAAGCTTGGAGAATTATATCAATGCATGGAGAAGTGTGAAAAATCCATATTGGGATTTAGAAACAAAGGAGGGTGAAGAGTTGTTTGGCAGGATTGCTCAAGTTTTAGAACAGAGATTGCCAAAGGAATTTGATATAAAATATACAACAAGGTGCTGGAGTGCAAAGAAAGTTTAA
- a CDS encoding adenylyl-sulfate kinase, which translates to MKLLVKDGKGLVIWLCGLAGSGKSTIGFGVYEELKKKNPNIVYLDGDELRVLLGHYDYDRNGRIEVALKRSKFAHFLSEQGLIVVVTTISMFKEIYDYNRKTLENYLEVYIQCDLEELKKRDQKGLYSAALKGQIKNVVGVDLSFDEPNAELVIENGVRNNLQQKIKKIVEFLN; encoded by the coding sequence ATGAAGCTATTGGTTAAAGATGGCAAAGGGCTTGTGATATGGCTTTGTGGTTTAGCAGGGAGTGGTAAAAGCACGATTGGGTTTGGGGTTTATGAAGAGTTAAAGAAAAAAAATCCTAATATAGTTTATCTTGATGGTGATGAATTGCGCGTTTTACTTGGTCATTACGATTATGATAGGAATGGGCGTATTGAAGTTGCTTTGAAGCGTTCAAAATTTGCACATTTTCTAAGTGAGCAGGGATTAATCGTGGTTGTTACAACTATTTCAATGTTTAAAGAGATTTATGACTATAATCGTAAGACTTTGGAGAATTATTTGGAAGTTTATATTCAGTGTGATTTAGAAGAATTAAAAAAAAGAGATCAAAAAGGTCTTTATAGTGCTGCATTAAAAGGGCAAATTAAAAATGTAGTAGGAGTGGATTTGTCTTTTGATGAGCCAAATGCTGAATTGGTGATTGAAAATGGAGTGAGAAATAATTTACAGCAAAAAATTAAAAAAATTGTGGAATTTTTGAATTAA
- a CDS encoding CDP-glycerol glycerophosphotransferase family protein: MIEETIKQFIQTTKRTIESYLSKDRKNICVVSYYPTYRKQYGDLIACLKEKYNVITIVERILNDEFESSGHHNVLFPWRIIENGQTYYLNVDIEGIDLVLTADQVGYENGKIDRTFLSTSAKRIYFPHSLVEATGVSEVVDYILVPSKIAMESFRKSFKKTKVKLLESGYPKLDKAIQTYTYQDTNTITYAPSLRYVGGDYASLNLFAGVENNLIETLLDSSDYNISYRAHPMNFQNNHSFYNLIKSKWNSEPRVSFDEKLGNDFGNISDFLVTDFSTTAFTFSLSTLRSSLFFAPLQLTTHLADFIPAISVEGQIRSLKELREKIANKKGTEDSQRIKEFRDENVYNIGSSVDAILEQIDEILQGKL; the protein is encoded by the coding sequence ATGATTGAAGAAACTATTAAGCAATTTATTCAAACAACAAAACGCACTATAGAATCATATTTAAGTAAAGATCGTAAAAATATTTGTGTGGTATCTTATTACCCTACTTATCGTAAGCAGTATGGAGATTTAATCGCTTGTTTAAAGGAAAAATATAATGTTATTACGATTGTAGAGAGAATTTTGAATGATGAATTTGAGAGTAGTGGGCATCACAATGTTTTATTTCCATGGCGTATTATTGAAAATGGACAAACTTATTATTTAAATGTTGATATTGAAGGGATTGATTTGGTTTTGACTGCCGATCAGGTAGGATATGAGAATGGTAAAATTGATAGGACTTTCCTTAGCACATCAGCAAAGCGAATCTACTTTCCTCATAGTTTAGTTGAGGCAACAGGGGTGAGCGAAGTGGTTGATTATATTTTGGTGCCCTCTAAAATTGCTATGGAATCTTTTAGAAAATCTTTTAAAAAAACCAAAGTAAAATTATTGGAGAGCGGTTATCCAAAGCTAGATAAGGCAATACAAACTTATACTTATCAAGACACCAATACTATAACTTATGCTCCAAGTTTGCGCTATGTTGGGGGTGATTATGCGAGTTTAAATCTTTTTGCGGGAGTTGAAAATAATCTTATTGAAACTCTTTTAGATTCTAGTGATTATAATATTTCTTACCGCGCACATCCTATGAATTTTCAAAACAATCATTCTTTTTATAATTTGATTAAATCAAAATGGAATAGTGAGCCACGCGTGAGCTTTGATGAAAAATTGGGCAATGATTTTGGTAATATTAGCGACTTTTTAGTGACAGATTTTTCTACAACGGCTTTTACATTCTCTTTGAGCACTTTGCGTTCAAGTTTATTTTTTGCTCCCTTACAATTAACAACACATTTAGCAGATTTTATCCCAGCTATTAGTGTGGAGGGACAAATTCGTAGCTTAAAAGAGTTAAGAGAAAAAATTGCCAATAAAAAAGGTACCGAAGATTCTCAAAGAATTAAAGAGTTTAGAGATGAAAATGTTTATAATATTGGTAGCAGCGTGGATGCAATTTTAGAACAGATTGATGAAATTTTGCAGGGAAAATTGTGA
- a CDS encoding PEP-utilizing enzyme: MLQFVSKAQNLKLLQGKLKTAKILPMVILTLEDFQRNKKEILGQILRLDSPKIIVRSSSKKEDSKENSNAGAFLSLANVSKDEKEIIEAIYKVADSMPDINDEILIQPMLENVRLCGVATSADKDTLAPYYCIEYDESGATDTITDGSAKEKVSFFSHRDAPLLQDTTLQSIINLLKELELLFGYDFLDVEFAVDKQGELYCLQVRPLVIQNKINFSHSLPIEALKRLQKRFLSLQRTIANVYGKKAIFGVMPDWNPAEMIGLKPKRLALSLYKEIITDGIWAYQRDNYGYLNLRSHPLMHSFLGIPYIDVRLSFNSFIPKTLDSAIASKLVDFYLDTLKNKPYLHDKIEFDIVYSCYDLNTPKKLKKLLNNGFNDNETKRIEFSLLELTNKIINPKKGLYLKDLKKIKKLKKIYQNLEKADLSIIDKIYWLIESCKRYGTLPFAGIARAGFVAMQMLNSLVEIGFFTQEEREAFLNSLKTISKQLSHKVTNLTLANKEEFLKDFGHLRAGTYSILSPRYDEAFEMYFEIQNTNSLSKSYDSTFELSEVRMQELNKLLCEHGLKINAKDFLSFLKCAIEGREYAKFEFTRLLSQALVLIGQLGDYYEITREDMAYLDIKSILNLYASLYSKKPRDRFLDEIRYHKEEYELTLALKLPPLISESTEISSFFGARVMPNFITQKEVNAQIATQEDAEVEGKIILIKSADPGYDYLFAKKIAGLITCYGGANSHMAIRASELGLPAAIGVGEDAFNQYLRAKRIKLDCQSEQIICL, translated from the coding sequence ATGTTGCAATTTGTATCTAAAGCTCAAAATTTAAAACTTTTGCAAGGGAAGTTGAAAACCGCTAAAATCCTCCCTATGGTAATTTTAACTTTAGAAGATTTTCAAAGGAATAAGAAAGAGATTTTAGGACAAATATTAAGGCTAGATTCTCCAAAAATTATTGTGAGAAGCTCTTCTAAAAAAGAAGATAGTAAAGAAAATTCCAATGCAGGAGCTTTTTTAAGTCTAGCTAATGTTTCTAAAGATGAAAAAGAAATTATAGAAGCAATTTATAAAGTTGCAGATTCTATGCCAGATATTAATGATGAGATTTTGATTCAACCAATGTTGGAGAATGTGCGTTTATGTGGTGTGGCAACAAGTGCAGACAAAGATACATTGGCTCCGTATTATTGTATTGAATATGATGAGAGTGGAGCGACTGATACAATTACTGATGGAAGTGCAAAGGAAAAGGTGAGTTTTTTTAGCCATAGGGATGCGCCTTTGTTGCAAGATACAACCTTGCAATCAATTATTAACTTATTAAAAGAACTAGAACTTTTATTTGGTTATGATTTTTTGGATGTGGAGTTTGCAGTGGATAAGCAGGGAGAACTCTATTGTTTGCAAGTGCGCCCTTTAGTCATACAAAATAAGATTAATTTTAGTCATTCTTTGCCCATAGAAGCTCTTAAAAGATTACAGAAGCGATTTTTATCCCTGCAAAGAACAATTGCTAATGTATATGGGAAAAAGGCTATTTTTGGAGTGATGCCAGATTGGAATCCAGCTGAAATGATAGGTTTAAAACCTAAGCGTTTAGCTCTAAGTCTTTATAAAGAAATTATCACAGATGGTATTTGGGCATACCAAAGGGATAATTATGGTTATCTTAATTTGCGTTCTCACCCCCTTATGCATTCTTTTTTAGGAATCCCATATATTGATGTGCGTCTTTCTTTTAATTCTTTTATTCCTAAAACTTTAGATTCTGCCATTGCTTCAAAATTGGTTGATTTTTATTTAGATACACTTAAAAATAAGCCTTATTTGCATGATAAAATTGAATTTGATATTGTGTATTCTTGCTATGATTTAAATACGCCAAAAAAATTAAAAAAATTGCTTAACAATGGATTTAATGATAATGAAACAAAGCGTATTGAATTCTCATTGCTTGAATTGACAAATAAAATTATCAATCCAAAAAAAGGTTTATATCTTAAAGATTTAAAGAAAATTAAAAAGCTAAAGAAAATCTATCAAAATTTAGAAAAAGCGGATTTGTCTATAATTGATAAGATTTATTGGTTAATTGAATCGTGCAAGCGATATGGAACACTTCCATTTGCTGGGATTGCTAGGGCTGGATTTGTGGCAATGCAAATGCTAAATTCTTTGGTGGAAATTGGTTTTTTTACTCAAGAAGAAAGAGAAGCTTTTTTGAATTCATTAAAAACAATTAGCAAACAATTAAGCCATAAAGTTACTAATTTAACCTTGGCAAATAAAGAAGAATTTTTAAAAGATTTTGGGCATTTGAGAGCAGGGACTTATAGTATTTTATCGCCGCGTTATGATGAAGCATTTGAAATGTATTTTGAAATACAAAATACAAATTCCTTATCCAAGAGCTACGATTCTACTTTTGAGTTGTCTGAAGTTAGAATGCAAGAGTTAAATAAACTTTTGTGCGAACACGGGTTAAAGATCAACGCCAAAGATTTTTTAAGTTTTTTAAAATGCGCAATTGAGGGTAGAGAGTATGCAAAATTTGAATTTACACGATTGCTTTCACAGGCTTTAGTTTTAATCGGACAGCTTGGCGATTATTATGAAATTACAAGGGAAGATATGGCTTATTTAGATATTAAGAGCATTTTAAACTTATATGCTTCCTTGTATTCCAAAAAACCTAGAGATCGCTTTTTAGATGAGATTAGGTATCATAAAGAAGAGTATGAATTGACTTTGGCATTGAAGCTACCGCCTTTAATTTCAGAATCTACAGAAATTTCTAGCTTTTTTGGGGCTAGAGTAATGCCAAACTTTATTACTCAAAAGGAAGTGAATGCGCAAATAGCAACACAAGAAGATGCTGAAGTTGAGGGTAAAATTATTTTGATTAAATCCGCAGATCCCGGTTATGATTATTTATTTGCAAAAAAGATTGCAGGATTGATTACTTGTTATGGTGGGGCAAACTCACATATGGCTATTCGTGCTTCAGAGCTTGGGCTGCCTGCGGCTATTGGAGTTGGAGAGGACGCGTTTAATCAATATTTGAGAGCTAAGAGAATTAAGCTTGATTGTCAAAGTGAGCAGATTATATGTCTTTAG
- the topA gene encoding type I DNA topoisomerase, giving the protein MKDLIIVESPTKAKTIKNFVGSNYEVIASKGHIRDLPKHSFGIKIDNQEFIPEYKIDESHKNIVSELKKLAKDSKTIYIATDEDREGEAIGFHIATAIGKDPQKLPRIVFHEITKKAILDSLKNPRHIDMDKVNAQQARRLLDRIVGYRLSPLIASKIQRGLSAGRVQSSALKIIVDREKEILNFKPITYYSIDIAFKEQLESELLEFKGKKIQKLSLQDKAEALEMIQQLKQESFKVKEIENKKRKTATPPPFMTSTLQQSASSILGFSPSRTMQTAQKLYEGVMTHKGSMGVITYMRTDSLNIAKIAQDEAREFITKTYGKEYAPSKPKNYATKAKGAQEAHEAIRPTLVDFTPQIAAQYLKGDELKLYTLIYNRFLASQMSDAEFELQNIFIDSNSSLLKISGRKLIFDGFYRILGNEDKDKLLPHLKVGEVLKLEKCDLSEHQTEPPARFSEASLIKTLESLGIGRPSTYAPTISLLNSREYISIEKKQIKPQEIAFKVVELLEKHFLEIVDSKFTANLEEKLDEIAENKQDWQKLLWEFYEPFIQKVNEGKTSIQSQKIALPTGENCPLCGKELIKRSGRFGEFVGCSGYPKCKYIKKEVEENAQEESYGVCEKCGKPMVKKRSRSGEFLACSGYPECKNTKSLNNSAPSAKKAVEGVKCPKCSGEILERMSRRGKFYGCANYPKCDFISTYEPTNVHCPKCNSLMAKRTYRKKAVLECIACKERIEEIQTTIKE; this is encoded by the coding sequence TTGAAAGATTTGATTATTGTGGAATCCCCAACTAAAGCCAAGACAATTAAAAATTTTGTGGGAAGCAATTATGAAGTGATTGCTTCAAAAGGGCATATTAGGGATTTACCTAAGCATAGTTTTGGCATTAAGATTGATAACCAAGAATTTATACCAGAATACAAGATTGATGAATCGCATAAAAATATTGTGAGTGAGTTAAAAAAGCTTGCTAAAGATTCTAAGACAATTTATATCGCAACCGATGAGGATCGAGAGGGTGAGGCAATAGGATTTCATATTGCAACGGCTATTGGCAAGGATCCGCAGAAATTACCTCGAATCGTATTTCACGAAATTACCAAAAAGGCGATTTTAGATTCGCTGAAAAATCCGCGTCATATTGATATGGATAAAGTCAATGCACAACAAGCAAGAAGATTGCTTGATCGAATCGTGGGTTATCGTTTAAGCCCTTTGATTGCTTCTAAGATTCAAAGGGGTTTGAGTGCAGGTAGAGTGCAAAGTAGCGCTTTGAAAATTATTGTGGATAGGGAAAAAGAAATTTTAAATTTCAAACCCATTACTTATTATAGTATTGATATTGCTTTTAAAGAGCAATTAGAATCGGAGCTTTTGGAGTTTAAAGGGAAGAAGATTCAAAAGCTTAGTTTGCAAGATAAAGCAGAAGCATTAGAAATGATTCAACAGCTCAAACAAGAGAGTTTTAAGGTTAAAGAAATTGAAAATAAAAAACGAAAAACAGCCACTCCACCGCCTTTTATGACTTCTACACTGCAGCAAAGTGCTAGTTCAATTCTTGGCTTTTCCCCTTCACGCACAATGCAAACAGCTCAAAAGCTTTATGAGGGAGTGATGACACATAAAGGTTCTATGGGTGTGATTACTTATATGAGGACTGATAGCTTAAATATTGCAAAAATTGCACAGGATGAGGCAAGAGAGTTTATTACTAAAACTTATGGTAAGGAGTATGCACCAAGTAAGCCTAAAAACTACGCAACTAAAGCTAAGGGCGCACAAGAAGCACACGAAGCTATTCGCCCTACCTTGGTTGATTTTACACCCCAGATTGCCGCACAATACCTTAAAGGCGATGAGCTAAAGTTATATACTTTAATTTATAATCGTTTTTTAGCTTCACAAATGAGTGATGCAGAATTTGAATTGCAAAATATTTTTATTGATTCGAATTCTTCTCTTTTGAAAATTAGCGGTAGAAAATTGATTTTTGATGGATTTTATCGGATTTTAGGTAATGAGGATAAGGATAAATTATTACCTCATTTAAAAGTTGGTGAAGTTTTGAAACTAGAAAAATGCGACTTGAGTGAGCATCAAACTGAACCTCCAGCAAGGTTTTCTGAAGCAAGTCTTATTAAAACTTTAGAATCACTTGGCATAGGGCGTCCAAGCACTTATGCACCGACGATTTCCTTGCTTAATTCTCGTGAATATATCAGCATAGAAAAAAAGCAGATTAAGCCTCAAGAAATCGCCTTTAAGGTGGTTGAGCTTTTAGAAAAGCACTTTTTGGAGATTGTGGATTCTAAATTTACAGCAAATTTAGAGGAAAAATTAGATGAGATTGCAGAAAATAAACAAGATTGGCAAAAGCTTCTGTGGGAGTTTTATGAGCCATTTATTCAAAAAGTGAATGAGGGAAAAACTTCTATACAAAGCCAAAAAATAGCGTTGCCAACAGGTGAAAATTGCCCTCTTTGTGGAAAGGAATTGATTAAGCGAAGTGGGAGATTTGGAGAGTTTGTGGGTTGTAGTGGGTATCCTAAATGCAAATATATCAAAAAAGAAGTAGAGGAAAATGCCCAAGAAGAAAGCTATGGCGTGTGTGAGAAATGTGGCAAACCAATGGTTAAAAAACGCAGCAGAAGCGGTGAATTCTTAGCTTGTAGTGGTTATCCAGAATGCAAAAATACTAAATCGCTTAATAATTCTGCTCCAAGTGCTAAAAAGGCTGTAGAGGGCGTGAAATGTCCAAAGTGCAGTGGAGAGATTTTGGAGAGAATGAGTAGAAGAGGGAAGTTTTATGGTTGTGCTAATTATCCTAAATGTGATTTTATCTCCACTTATGAGCCAACTAATGTGCATTGCCCTAAATGCAATTCTTTAATGGCAAAGAGAACTTATCGCAAAAAAGCTGTTTTAGAATGTATTGCTTGTAAAGAGCGAATCGAAGAAATTCAAACCACAATAAAGGAATAA
- a CDS encoding DegT/DnrJ/EryC1/StrS family aminotransferase gives MENGCAMVVKFLDLHKQYLGIKEEVDKAIFEVIEKSAFIGGDAVESFEEEFSEFIGGGVKTLGVGNGSDALEIAIEALNLPKDSEVLVPANTFAASAEAVVRNGLKIVFVDCGADYTLDIEDLESKITPKTSAIMAVHLYGQSARMKEILELAKKHSLRVIEDCAQAHGARYNGQCVGSLGDIAAFSFYPGKNLGAYGDGGAIVSRDEALIKKCKCIARHGGLRKYEHEIVGRNSRLDGIQAAILRVKLKHLDSWNGRRREIAKLYMDGLSGIVGLPEVKKECECVWHLFVIRTQKRNELSQKLNQMGIETGLHYPICLPNTQAFSNKPYVVESKTPKAKAWESEILSLPMGEHLSDVEVGSVIKAINEAIG, from the coding sequence TTGGAAAATGGGTGTGCTATGGTTGTGAAATTTTTAGATTTGCATAAGCAATATTTGGGGATTAAAGAGGAAGTTGATAAAGCAATCTTTGAAGTGATAGAAAAAAGTGCTTTTATTGGAGGGGATGCGGTTGAATCTTTTGAAGAAGAGTTTTCAGAATTTATTGGTGGCGGAGTTAAGACACTTGGAGTTGGTAATGGAAGTGATGCTTTAGAAATTGCAATTGAGGCTTTGAATCTTCCAAAGGATAGTGAAGTGCTAGTTCCTGCAAATACCTTTGCAGCAAGTGCAGAAGCAGTGGTAAGAAATGGATTGAAAATCGTTTTTGTAGATTGTGGAGCGGATTATACTTTAGATATTGAGGATTTAGAGAGCAAGATTACACCAAAAACTAGTGCGATTATGGCGGTGCATTTGTATGGGCAAAGTGCAAGAATGAAAGAGATTTTGGAGTTAGCTAAAAAGCATTCTTTAAGAGTGATTGAAGATTGTGCGCAAGCTCATGGGGCGAGATATAATGGGCAATGTGTTGGGAGTTTGGGTGATATTGCAGCTTTTAGTTTTTATCCTGGCAAGAATCTTGGGGCTTATGGTGATGGCGGAGCGATTGTTAGCAGAGATGAAGCGTTAATCAAAAAGTGTAAATGCATTGCACGCCATGGAGGGTTAAGGAAATATGAACATGAGATTGTTGGTAGGAATTCTAGGCTTGATGGGATTCAAGCTGCAATTTTAAGGGTAAAGTTGAAACATTTGGATTCTTGGAATGGGAGGCGTAGAGAAATTGCAAAGCTTTATATGGATGGATTAAGCGGGATTGTAGGGCTTCCTGAAGTTAAAAAAGAATGTGAATGTGTGTGGCATTTGTTTGTTATCCGCACTCAAAAACGAAATGAATTGTCACAAAAGCTAAACCAAATGGGAATTGAAACAGGATTGCATTATCCTATTTGTTTGCCTAATACTCAAGCATTTTCTAATAAACCTTATGTGGTAGAATCAAAAACCCCTAAGGCTAAGGCTTGGGAGAGTGAGATTCTTTCACTTCCTATGGGAGAGCATTTGAGTGATGTGGAAGTAGGGAGTGTGATAAAGGCAATCAATGAAGCTATTGGTTAA